From Humisphaera borealis, the proteins below share one genomic window:
- the rpoN gene encoding RNA polymerase factor sigma-54 → MRPEMRQLLTPRMIQSMEILQLPLALLEERIEQELQSNPVLEMSEGETDFAAIAEQSDIPQRDDRSEGEHALVVRDDNGHAADFERLERISDYFENEEFNTNGSNFRQQGSFDGERDKKMDAMANTAARGVTLQEHLMGQWAFVECSPEVRQAGEALLNYIDPEGYIRTPFETVRAESKSAPTLESLTEALGLIQTLEPSGVGARTLTECLLIQLRALEDDEDLSEGHDFELEKSLIRDHFNDLKMNRYPQISKRLGRSIDDIKSAVRRLGRLHPHPGKQIGGDDAPAIIPDAVIYWDDETGRYEIKMARDPSENMSISAMYRKWLKDRTKDKKTREFLANNVRNARWLIESIEQRKSTIHRVIRAVVDAQREFFEKGFEFLRPLPMIGVADQLGIHVATVSRAVSEKWIQTPRGVFPLRRFFSQGTQSADGEDMAWGAVQEKLKAIISNEDRQNPLNDDEIVEKLKSQGIDIARRTVAKYRKILNIPTSRQRREY, encoded by the coding sequence ATGCGCCCGGAGATGCGTCAGCTGCTGACGCCCCGGATGATTCAGAGCATGGAGATCCTGCAGCTCCCCCTGGCGCTGCTTGAAGAACGCATCGAACAGGAGTTGCAGAGCAATCCTGTCCTGGAAATGAGCGAAGGGGAGACCGACTTCGCCGCGATTGCCGAGCAGTCCGACATCCCCCAGCGCGACGACCGGTCCGAAGGGGAACACGCCCTGGTCGTCCGTGACGACAACGGCCACGCCGCCGACTTCGAACGCCTCGAACGCATCAGCGACTACTTCGAAAACGAAGAGTTCAACACCAACGGCTCCAACTTCCGCCAGCAGGGCTCGTTCGACGGCGAGCGCGACAAGAAGATGGACGCGATGGCGAACACCGCCGCCCGCGGTGTCACGCTGCAGGAACACCTGATGGGGCAGTGGGCGTTCGTAGAATGTTCGCCCGAAGTCCGCCAGGCCGGCGAAGCCCTGCTGAACTACATCGACCCCGAAGGCTACATCCGTACCCCCTTCGAGACCGTCCGCGCCGAGAGCAAATCCGCCCCGACCCTAGAATCCCTTACCGAAGCGCTCGGGCTCATTCAGACCTTGGAGCCCTCCGGCGTGGGTGCTCGCACCCTCACCGAATGCCTGCTCATCCAGCTCCGGGCCCTCGAAGACGACGAAGACCTCTCCGAAGGCCATGACTTCGAGCTCGAAAAGTCCCTGATCCGCGATCACTTCAACGACCTGAAGATGAACCGCTACCCGCAGATCAGCAAGCGGCTCGGCCGGAGCATCGACGACATCAAGTCCGCCGTCCGGCGGCTCGGCCGGCTTCACCCCCACCCCGGCAAGCAGATCGGCGGCGACGACGCCCCGGCGATCATCCCCGACGCCGTCATCTACTGGGACGACGAAACCGGCCGATACGAAATCAAGATGGCCCGCGACCCTTCCGAGAACATGTCGATCTCGGCGATGTACCGCAAGTGGCTCAAGGACCGCACGAAAGACAAGAAGACCCGCGAGTTCCTGGCCAACAACGTCCGCAACGCCCGCTGGCTGATCGAAAGCATCGAGCAGCGCAAGAGCACGATTCACCGCGTGATCCGCGCCGTGGTCGATGCCCAGCGCGAGTTCTTCGAAAAGGGCTTCGAGTTCCTCCGCCCGCTGCCGATGATCGGCGTCGCCGACCAGCTGGGCATCCACGTCGCCACCGTCAGCCGGGCCGTCAGCGAAAAATGGATCCAGACGCCTCGCGGCGTGTTCCCCCTTCGGCGGTTCTTCTCGCAGGGCACCCAAAGCGCCGACGGCGAAGACATGGCCTGGGGCGCGGTGCAGGAGAAGCTCAAGGCGATCATCTCCAACGAAGACCGGCAGAACCCGCTCAACGACGACGAGATCGTCGAGAAGCTCAAATCCCAGGGCATCGATATCGCCCGCCGCACCGTCGCCAAGTATCGCAAGATTCTCAACATCCCGACGTCGCGGCAGCGGCGGGAGTATTGA
- a CDS encoding metal ABC transporter ATP-binding protein, translated as MSELVSIRNLSFSYGSTVALENIDLSVLEGTTLGLIGPNGGGKSTLMKLMLGLLEPDAGEIRIGGLTPRKAVRRGDLIGYLPQRPHTPKNFPASVRQVVRMGLSGRAGLLHSPTTDDFAFVESLLTRVGLGDLADRPIGELSGGQLQRVYIARALAPRPKLLLLDEPTVGIDRGGQQRFIEFIQQLKVELGLTLVFVSHDLRAVTAIADRIACLSGTLHYHDVPDHLPAELVYRMFACDLEAMGIKGGHVCTHGAAETLVPIGVGSRVAS; from the coding sequence ATGAGTGAACTCGTTTCCATCCGCAATCTGTCCTTTTCCTACGGCTCCACGGTCGCCCTGGAGAACATCGACCTGTCGGTGCTGGAGGGCACGACCCTCGGCCTGATCGGGCCCAACGGCGGCGGCAAATCGACCCTCATGAAGCTCATGCTGGGCCTGCTCGAACCCGACGCCGGCGAGATTCGCATTGGCGGACTGACGCCACGAAAAGCCGTCCGGCGGGGAGATCTGATCGGCTACCTTCCCCAGCGGCCGCACACGCCGAAGAACTTTCCCGCCAGTGTGCGGCAGGTGGTGCGGATGGGGCTGTCCGGCAGAGCCGGATTGCTGCATTCGCCGACCACCGACGATTTCGCCTTCGTCGAATCCCTCCTGACCCGCGTCGGCCTTGGCGACCTGGCCGATCGGCCGATCGGCGAGCTGTCCGGCGGGCAGCTTCAGCGGGTCTACATCGCCCGGGCCCTGGCCCCCCGACCGAAACTGCTGCTGCTGGACGAGCCGACGGTGGGTATCGATCGCGGCGGCCAGCAGCGGTTTATCGAGTTCATTCAGCAGCTCAAAGTGGAGCTCGGCCTTACGCTGGTTTTTGTCAGCCATGACCTTCGTGCCGTGACGGCGATCGCCGACCGGATCGCTTGCCTGAGCGGAACGCTGCACTACCACGACGTCCCCGATCACCTGCCGGCGGAACTGGTCTATCGCATGTTCGCTTGCGACCTCGAGGCGATGGGCATCAAAGGCGGCCACGTCTGCACGCACGGCGCGGCGGAAACGCTGGTGCCGATTGGCGTCGGGTCGCGCGTGGCGTCGTGA
- a CDS encoding response regulator produces MSYSYLIIDTSTTTRALLKRTIRQTLFGRGRIVEASTGQEAIEVLGHHRVDLILIDPRLTDIDGVELIGRIRSEPETRGIPVVAMLARVDARKAEQLRRAGACAQLRKPFTAAAFGEVVSQVLEPTHV; encoded by the coding sequence ATGTCTTACTCGTATCTCATCATTGACACTTCCACCACCACTCGCGCTTTGCTGAAGCGGACGATTCGCCAGACGCTGTTCGGTCGCGGGCGGATCGTTGAGGCCTCCACCGGCCAAGAGGCCATCGAGGTGCTCGGCCATCACCGGGTTGATCTGATCCTGATTGATCCCCGCCTGACGGATATTGACGGTGTGGAACTCATCGGGCGGATTCGTTCGGAGCCTGAAACACGCGGCATCCCCGTCGTGGCGATGCTTGCCCGAGTTGATGCCCGCAAGGCGGAGCAGCTTCGTCGTGCCGGCGCTTGCGCACAGCTTCGCAAGCCGTTCACGGCCGCCGCATTTGGAGAGGTTGTGTCGCAGGTGCTTGAACCCACCCACGTCTGA
- a CDS encoding PQQ-dependent sugar dehydrogenase encodes MKIESLEARLLLKVPAGFIETTVVPSIPYASGMTVAPDGRVFVAQQKSGQIRVVKNGTLLPAPFATLPVRVAAETGLLGVAVDPQFASNGYLYAYWTSASPDVHNVVTRFTASGDVASANSRVDLINLPGPAQFHQGGMIGFGPDGKLYVPVGDHGDPTKAPPLTSTFGKILRFNKDGSIPSDNPFYGQTTGIYRSIWATGLRNPFQFDFQPGTGRLHINDVGLDTWEEINLGVAGANYGWPGIEGPRAGQSPPAAYNDPIYAYQHGTGDGAVSITGGAFYAGGPFPASYDGRYFFADFAAGYIKSISAADPSGSLQPFGTDFEYPIDLKRSTDGALWVLNHGDVNTAAGSLVKIEYVGDGQSQKPNIVTQPLPQTVPIGQQATFIVTAGGPGTLRYQWQRNGVDIADADEASYSRTVAAADNGALFRVVVSNANGSTASNAVALTAVSNQYPTPTIGAPAATLKYVAGQSISFSGIGTDPEDGTVPASRMSWSVVFYHDTHSHPFIDSIPGVSSGSFVVPAVGETAANVWYRIFLTTTDSGGLSRTTSRDIFPVKSEVTINASVGGVVTSGFALTLDGSPITSGKVFTGVAGIARSLGAPAAQLIGGIRYDFVGWSDGGAASHGISTPDVNTTYTARYAPAGTSPPAAELVRVNFQPAAAPTVSGYLVDAGQTFAARNGRTYGWTTSHTDAVVDRNKNSNQLLDTNVGVKAAARWELVVPNGSYSVKVSVGDAAASSRNNVYVEGISTFNYVPLATGAFASRMVSVSVTDGRLTVAIGSAATGTTRINYVEIAPAGTSPPPTSPPPTSPPPPPPPVSSPIRVNFQPGAAPTVAGYLVDAGGTFGSRNGQNYGWTVSHAASVVDRNKNSNQLLDTNVGVIAGGRWELAVANGTYLVTVSVGDGSATSKNNVYIEGVNAFSQLSLGANAFASKAVTVTVADGRLLLGIGSAATGTTRINYIEVTRL; translated from the coding sequence ATGAAGATCGAGTCCCTGGAAGCCCGGCTGTTGCTGAAGGTACCTGCCGGTTTCATAGAAACCACGGTCGTGCCCAGCATTCCGTACGCCAGCGGCATGACGGTTGCCCCGGATGGCCGGGTTTTCGTCGCGCAGCAGAAGTCGGGGCAGATTCGGGTCGTCAAGAACGGAACCCTGCTTCCAGCGCCTTTCGCCACGCTGCCGGTCAGGGTGGCTGCCGAGACCGGCCTGCTCGGAGTGGCGGTCGATCCTCAGTTTGCCAGCAACGGCTACCTCTATGCCTACTGGACCAGCGCCTCGCCGGACGTCCACAATGTGGTCACCAGGTTCACCGCCTCGGGCGACGTCGCCTCGGCCAATTCGCGCGTGGATCTCATCAATCTGCCGGGCCCGGCCCAGTTTCACCAGGGGGGAATGATCGGCTTCGGGCCGGACGGAAAACTCTATGTGCCCGTCGGCGATCATGGCGACCCGACCAAGGCGCCACCGTTGACCAGCACCTTTGGAAAGATCCTGCGGTTCAACAAGGACGGGAGCATCCCTTCCGACAACCCGTTCTACGGCCAGACGACCGGCATCTACCGCTCCATCTGGGCGACCGGATTACGCAACCCCTTCCAGTTCGATTTCCAGCCAGGGACCGGCAGGCTGCACATCAACGACGTCGGGCTCGACACCTGGGAAGAGATCAACCTCGGCGTCGCCGGTGCCAACTACGGCTGGCCGGGGATCGAAGGACCGCGAGCAGGCCAGTCGCCGCCGGCCGCTTACAACGATCCGATCTACGCCTATCAGCACGGCACCGGGGATGGCGCGGTGAGCATTACCGGCGGTGCGTTCTACGCCGGCGGTCCTTTCCCGGCATCGTACGATGGCCGCTACTTTTTCGCCGACTTCGCCGCCGGGTACATCAAGTCCATCAGCGCGGCCGATCCGTCCGGGTCGCTGCAACCGTTCGGGACGGATTTCGAGTATCCGATCGATCTGAAGCGCTCGACCGATGGCGCACTCTGGGTGCTCAATCACGGCGACGTCAATACCGCCGCCGGCTCGCTGGTGAAGATCGAGTATGTCGGCGACGGCCAAAGCCAGAAGCCGAACATCGTCACCCAGCCGCTGCCGCAGACCGTGCCGATCGGGCAGCAAGCCACTTTCATCGTAACGGCCGGCGGGCCGGGGACTTTGCGGTACCAGTGGCAGCGCAACGGCGTCGATATCGCGGATGCCGACGAGGCGAGCTATTCACGAACGGTCGCTGCCGCCGACAACGGCGCGCTGTTCCGCGTCGTCGTGAGCAACGCCAACGGAAGCACCGCATCCAATGCCGTCGCGCTGACGGCGGTCTCTAACCAGTACCCGACGCCGACGATCGGCGCGCCGGCGGCGACACTCAAGTATGTCGCCGGGCAGAGCATCAGTTTCTCTGGAATCGGGACCGACCCGGAAGACGGGACCGTTCCCGCGTCGCGGATGAGCTGGAGCGTCGTCTTCTACCACGACACGCACAGCCATCCGTTTATCGATTCGATCCCGGGTGTTTCATCCGGTTCGTTCGTGGTGCCGGCGGTCGGTGAGACGGCGGCGAATGTCTGGTACCGCATCTTCCTGACCACGACCGACAGCGGTGGGCTCTCACGGACCACGTCACGCGATATCTTTCCCGTCAAATCCGAGGTGACGATCAACGCCAGCGTCGGCGGTGTCGTCACCAGCGGGTTCGCGCTGACGCTCGACGGATCGCCGATCACCAGCGGCAAGGTGTTCACCGGCGTGGCGGGCATTGCTCGGTCGCTGGGTGCGCCGGCGGCGCAACTGATCGGCGGGATTCGGTACGACTTTGTCGGGTGGTCCGACGGCGGCGCGGCGAGTCACGGGATCTCCACGCCCGACGTGAACACAACGTACACCGCCCGCTATGCCCCGGCCGGCACGTCGCCGCCCGCTGCGGAGCTGGTTCGGGTCAACTTCCAGCCGGCGGCTGCTCCGACCGTCAGCGGGTATCTGGTGGATGCCGGTCAGACCTTTGCCGCTCGCAACGGCCGAACCTACGGCTGGACCACCAGCCATACCGATGCCGTCGTGGACCGCAACAAGAACAGCAACCAACTGCTGGATACCAACGTCGGCGTGAAGGCGGCGGCACGGTGGGAACTGGTAGTGCCGAACGGGTCTTACTCGGTCAAGGTCAGCGTCGGCGATGCGGCGGCGTCGTCCCGAAACAACGTCTATGTCGAGGGCATCTCCACGTTCAATTACGTGCCCCTGGCGACCGGTGCGTTTGCGTCCAGGATGGTATCGGTGAGTGTGACTGATGGCCGGCTGACGGTCGCCATCGGCAGCGCCGCGACGGGCACGACGCGGATTAACTATGTTGAGATCGCGCCAGCAGGAACCTCGCCGCCGCCGACCTCTCCTCCGCCCACTTCGCCGCCCCCTCCCCCGCCGCCGGTATCGTCCCCGATCAGGGTGAACTTCCAGCCGGGCGCAGCACCGACGGTCGCAGGTTACCTGGTCGACGCCGGTGGAACGTTCGGTAGTCGCAACGGCCAGAACTACGGCTGGACCGTGAGCCACGCCGCCAGCGTCGTGGACCGAAACAAGAACTCGAACCAGCTTCTTGATACGAACGTCGGCGTGATCGCCGGCGGGCGATGGGAACTGGCCGTGGCGAACGGAACCTACCTGGTGACAGTCAGCGTGGGGGATGGGTCGGCGACTTCAAAGAACAATGTGTATATCGAGGGTGTGAACGCCTTCAGCCAGCTCAGCCTGGGGGCGAACGCGTTTGCCAGCAAAGCGGTGACGGTGACGGTGGCTGACGGCCGGCTGCTGCTGGGCATCGGCAGCGCTGCGACGGGGACGACGCGCATCAACTACATTGAAGTGACCCGACTGTGA
- a CDS encoding metal ABC transporter permease: MTSLAAALICASALSVACAALSVFVVSRRWAFIGEGIAHSGFGGAGTAWMLALIFPALDGPEMQWLPYCGVIVFALLSALAIGAVTRHGMAESDTAIGIFMVASVAWGFIAREAYMFYRKAQPHGWQSFFFGEFRDVDMTFAITSTLLCLAVIATVWLMGKEIFAYCFDPETAEASGVRAGFVHYLMILLVTATIVIGSRIVGSILVTALLVLPGATSLAISRRLSVAVGGSVALALVAAIAGVLISRQVQFLTTGPAIVLILFAVFVVVFVGKRVRRS; the protein is encoded by the coding sequence ATGACCTCCCTCGCCGCCGCCCTTATCTGTGCCTCCGCTTTGTCCGTCGCCTGTGCGGCGCTGTCGGTGTTCGTCGTTTCGCGGCGATGGGCGTTTATCGGCGAAGGCATCGCCCACAGCGGTTTTGGCGGCGCCGGCACGGCCTGGATGCTCGCCCTGATCTTCCCCGCCCTCGACGGCCCGGAGATGCAGTGGCTCCCCTACTGCGGCGTGATCGTCTTCGCCCTGCTGTCGGCGCTTGCGATCGGCGCCGTCACCCGCCACGGCATGGCCGAGAGTGATACCGCGATCGGCATCTTCATGGTCGCCTCGGTGGCGTGGGGTTTCATCGCCCGCGAGGCGTACATGTTCTATCGCAAGGCGCAGCCGCACGGCTGGCAGAGCTTCTTCTTCGGCGAGTTCCGTGACGTCGACATGACGTTCGCGATCACCTCCACGCTGCTATGCCTGGCGGTGATCGCAACCGTCTGGCTGATGGGCAAGGAGATCTTCGCGTACTGCTTCGACCCGGAGACCGCCGAGGCGTCGGGCGTGCGCGCCGGGTTCGTCCACTACCTGATGATCCTGCTGGTGACGGCGACGATCGTCATTGGCAGCCGTATCGTCGGGTCGATCCTGGTGACGGCGTTACTGGTCCTCCCCGGGGCGACCAGCCTGGCGATCAGCCGACGGCTCAGTGTCGCCGTCGGCGGCTCGGTGGCGCTCGCGCTGGTCGCCGCGATCGCGGGCGTGCTGATCAGCCGTCAGGTGCAGTTCCTCACCACGGGCCCGGCGATCGTGCTAATCCTGTTCGCGGTGTTTGTGGTGGTGTTCGTGGGGAAACGCGTGCGGCGGTCATGA
- a CDS encoding PDZ domain-containing protein gives MRGAVMLSLLIGVAIMAYLWSTSAETASKVNRDVRQEMAPVTGRGPDGGSITDSAEFTADRAGLAVAKVKPGSYYEVFFGLKAGDVIVRAGDIDLKGQDETSAQTFLMDAAQKKRELVVMRAGARTTLTAK, from the coding sequence ATGCGCGGCGCCGTCATGCTCTCGCTTCTGATCGGTGTTGCGATCATGGCATATCTCTGGTCGACCTCCGCCGAGACCGCGTCGAAGGTCAACCGGGATGTGCGTCAGGAGATGGCCCCCGTCACCGGCCGCGGGCCCGACGGCGGCAGTATCACCGACTCGGCCGAGTTCACCGCCGACCGGGCGGGACTGGCCGTCGCGAAGGTCAAACCCGGCTCTTATTACGAGGTGTTTTTCGGCCTTAAAGCCGGCGACGTAATCGTCCGCGCCGGCGATATCGACCTCAAAGGGCAGGACGAAACCTCGGCCCAGACCTTCCTCATGGACGCGGCGCAGAAGAAGCGCGAGCTGGTGGTCATGCGGGCCGGTGCCAGGACGACACTGACCGCGAAGTAG
- a CDS encoding DUF4159 domain-containing protein: MRRPRRSTQPDHLHPATLAALLIVPLLATSVTAEDFVNPKANIPPRSTPQRQNGGEGFPPLPLPATPVRRSEKKREPAPPALVGNITFPEAYLRASKATWETTTIDIDNWVQFTNGQLGQNYRFVGTDFARFSYDPAELPILYFTGWKPLPAFDDGTIGRLRQYLLDGGTWVVHSNCGRPEFNQSFRREIARIFPDRQLAPIGADHAIFSSFHKIEQMRIYAGKNPVKTVPTSAGVLETVNIGTRAAVIFSPVDMSCGWDASRNPIEGGTLFDINDSLQVGANIVTYCLAEYQYGRFFSHAKVFHQENLATRDQLVLGQVVHNGDWDATPHGLPNLLKFIDQSTTLKVQFKRMPVDLEKADIFAFPVLYMSGQRAVTFSEASRKRLKEYLDRGGTLIVDCVVGSSEFDTAFRREIKAIYGEKPLKPLPANHALYSFVQDTTKVRLSPQAAQLLGGEIAAPAIEAIEIDGRLPVIYSKLSLSAGWEQLPRAYNVGYADADALKLGVNVFMYAVSH, translated from the coding sequence ATGCGGCGACCGCGGCGATCGACCCAGCCTGACCACCTTCACCCGGCGACCCTCGCCGCGCTGCTGATCGTGCCGCTGCTGGCGACGTCGGTGACGGCCGAGGATTTCGTCAACCCCAAGGCCAACATCCCGCCGCGATCGACGCCGCAGCGTCAGAACGGCGGCGAAGGATTCCCGCCGTTGCCGCTGCCGGCAACGCCCGTCCGCCGGAGCGAAAAGAAACGCGAGCCGGCACCACCGGCTCTTGTCGGCAACATCACCTTCCCCGAGGCCTACCTGCGGGCATCGAAAGCGACGTGGGAAACCACGACCATCGACATCGACAACTGGGTGCAGTTCACCAACGGCCAGCTCGGCCAGAACTACCGCTTCGTCGGCACCGACTTCGCCAGGTTCAGCTACGACCCGGCCGAGTTGCCGATCCTCTACTTCACCGGCTGGAAGCCGCTGCCGGCTTTCGACGACGGCACGATCGGCCGACTGCGGCAGTACCTGCTCGACGGCGGGACCTGGGTGGTCCACAGCAACTGCGGCCGGCCGGAGTTCAACCAGTCGTTCCGCCGGGAGATCGCCCGCATCTTCCCCGACCGCCAGCTCGCGCCGATCGGCGCTGATCACGCGATCTTCTCGAGCTTCCACAAGATCGAGCAGATGCGGATCTACGCCGGCAAGAACCCGGTGAAGACCGTGCCCACATCCGCCGGCGTTCTGGAGACCGTCAACATCGGCACGCGGGCGGCGGTGATCTTCTCGCCGGTGGACATGAGCTGCGGCTGGGACGCAAGCCGTAACCCGATCGAAGGGGGCACACTCTTCGACATCAACGATTCGCTGCAAGTGGGCGCGAACATCGTGACGTACTGCCTGGCCGAGTATCAGTACGGCCGGTTTTTCAGCCACGCCAAGGTCTTCCACCAGGAGAACCTCGCGACGCGCGACCAGTTGGTGCTCGGCCAGGTCGTCCACAACGGCGATTGGGACGCCACCCCGCACGGCCTGCCGAACCTGCTGAAGTTCATCGACCAGAGCACGACCCTGAAGGTGCAGTTCAAGCGTATGCCGGTGGACCTCGAAAAGGCCGACATCTTCGCGTTCCCCGTCCTCTACATGAGCGGCCAGCGGGCGGTGACGTTCAGCGAAGCGTCCCGCAAGCGGCTGAAGGAATACCTCGACCGCGGCGGCACGCTGATCGTCGATTGCGTCGTCGGCAGCAGCGAGTTCGACACCGCGTTCCGCCGGGAGATCAAGGCGATCTACGGCGAAAAACCGTTGAAACCGCTGCCCGCGAATCACGCCCTGTATTCGTTCGTGCAGGACACGACAAAAGTCAGACTATCGCCGCAAGCCGCCCAATTGCTGGGCGGCGAGATCGCCGCACCCGCGATCGAGGCGATCGAAATCGACGGCCGCCTGCCGGTCATCTATTCAAAGCTAAGCCTCAGCGCCGGGTGGGAGCAGTTACCGCGGGCGTACAATGTCGGCTACGCCGACGCCGATGCGCTGAAGCTGGGGGTAAATGTGTTCATGTACGCGGTGTCGCACTGA
- a CDS encoding rhodanese-like domain-containing protein → MRCATPLCFVLLTLTCFTAPAWSADEKKPEPSAVTKSSPDQFDKARHEKDAVVIDVRSPEEFAAGRVPGAVNIPVTGAGSEAFDKRVAEVAKDKTPLVYCRSGNRSAKAVEKLKAMGFRSIIEMPGGWVAWSQAGKDVEKGPVKPAK, encoded by the coding sequence ATGCGCTGCGCTACTCCCCTGTGTTTCGTACTCCTGACGCTGACCTGTTTCACCGCGCCGGCGTGGTCGGCGGACGAGAAGAAGCCCGAACCGTCGGCGGTGACGAAGTCCTCGCCGGATCAATTCGACAAGGCCCGCCACGAGAAAGACGCCGTCGTGATTGACGTCAGGTCGCCGGAGGAGTTTGCGGCCGGTCGCGTGCCGGGGGCGGTGAACATTCCCGTCACCGGTGCCGGTTCTGAAGCGTTCGACAAGCGAGTCGCCGAGGTGGCCAAGGACAAGACGCCGCTGGTCTATTGCCGCAGCGGCAATCGAAGCGCCAAGGCCGTCGAGAAGCTCAAAGCGATGGGCTTTCGATCGATCATCGAGATGCCCGGCGGCTGGGTCGCCTGGTCGCAGGCGGGTAAGGACGTCGAGAAGGGTCCGGTTAAGCCGGCGAAGTAG
- a CDS encoding ATPase, T2SS/T4P/T4SS family, with product MALHSLTDALTPVLAEIVSGGGYVSIFKSVVLIGILLLWCKLLAWASTDAKAAHLSQAAFNIGNLVGLIAAYAIVFLVPLSFWLIVPIVLLIMAGEVAVYLRARNKVAGLSDLKQQWDDYKKGMKRAKKSDTPGAVQLIAKSGPLPVPEGESPDRPAYDAAQLALGDALKKGADQIDISPSAEGMKVKYIVDCVSYDLPAVLDAAAGPAAISYIKAAAGMNVDEKRKPQTGTMKLTVEGGEKRDIKLQSAGTTAGEFIRLMVNSAKRHSRKMPELGFSEAQMKVIKESIADRSGVVLLCTPKGQGLTQLMYGVMRGHDAFMEHMHSIERDPPETIEGLTPNVLAANATPDEEAAKVDWVGSQDADVIMMDRMESPKSAASAIRYITESERPRRLYVGMRAGSTAEAIEQWRKLLGTEGQAQGMAVLKMVICGRVLRKLCAACKESYTPDPNTLRKLNMNPEKVSTLFKARETPLRDPKGNAIPCEFCKDLRFTGRTGVFEVLVVTDEIRAAIAADGGKPGSNFKTAFRKGKNRYLQEEALGLVESGDTSVQEVLRVLRPPEEAARPAAAPAARPAQRPAAAPGAPKPAGTPRPAGTAAAPAAPGARPAAAPGARPPAAQGARPPAAPGSTPRPPTSRPKSG from the coding sequence ATGGCGCTTCATTCGTTGACCGACGCCCTGACACCCGTGCTCGCCGAGATCGTCAGCGGCGGCGGGTACGTCAGCATTTTCAAGTCGGTCGTGCTGATCGGCATCCTGCTGCTGTGGTGCAAGCTGCTGGCCTGGGCCAGCACCGACGCCAAGGCGGCTCACCTTTCGCAGGCCGCGTTCAACATCGGCAACCTCGTCGGCCTGATCGCCGCCTACGCGATCGTCTTCCTGGTGCCGCTCTCGTTCTGGCTGATCGTGCCGATCGTCCTGCTGATCATGGCGGGCGAAGTCGCGGTCTACCTTCGTGCCCGCAACAAGGTCGCCGGCCTGTCCGACCTCAAGCAGCAGTGGGACGACTACAAGAAGGGCATGAAGCGGGCCAAGAAAAGCGATACCCCCGGTGCCGTGCAGCTGATCGCCAAGAGCGGTCCACTGCCGGTTCCCGAAGGTGAATCCCCCGACCGGCCCGCCTACGACGCGGCACAGTTGGCGCTGGGCGACGCATTGAAGAAGGGTGCCGACCAGATCGACATCTCCCCCTCGGCCGAGGGAATGAAGGTCAAGTACATCGTCGATTGCGTGTCGTACGACCTCCCGGCTGTGCTCGACGCCGCCGCCGGCCCTGCCGCGATCAGCTACATCAAGGCGGCCGCCGGCATGAACGTCGACGAGAAGCGCAAACCCCAGACCGGCACGATGAAGCTGACGGTCGAAGGAGGCGAGAAGCGCGACATCAAGCTGCAGTCCGCCGGCACGACGGCCGGCGAGTTCATTCGCCTGATGGTCAACTCCGCCAAGCGGCACAGCCGCAAGATGCCGGAGTTGGGGTTCAGCGAAGCGCAGATGAAGGTCATCAAGGAGTCCATCGCCGACCGTTCGGGCGTGGTGCTGTTGTGCACCCCCAAGGGGCAGGGACTGACCCAGCTCATGTACGGCGTGATGCGCGGCCACGACGCGTTCATGGAACACATGCACTCCATCGAGCGCGATCCGCCGGAAACGATCGAAGGGCTCACGCCCAACGTGCTGGCCGCCAATGCCACCCCCGACGAAGAAGCGGCGAAGGTCGACTGGGTCGGCAGCCAGGACGCCGACGTCATCATGATGGACCGCATGGAGAGCCCCAAGTCGGCCGCGTCGGCGATTCGGTACATCACCGAGAGCGAAAGGCCGCGTCGGCTTTACGTCGGGATGCGAGCCGGCTCGACCGCCGAGGCGATCGAACAGTGGCGCAAACTGCTCGGAACCGAGGGTCAGGCGCAGGGGATGGCAGTCCTGAAGATGGTGATCTGCGGCCGCGTCCTGCGGAAGCTTTGTGCGGCGTGCAAGGAGTCGTACACGCCGGACCCCAACACGCTCCGCAAACTGAACATGAATCCCGAGAAGGTCTCGACGCTGTTCAAGGCGCGCGAGACACCGCTTCGCGACCCCAAGGGCAACGCGATTCCCTGCGAGTTCTGCAAAGACCTGCGGTTCACGGGCCGGACCGGTGTGTTTGAAGTGCTGGTCGTGACGGATGAGATTCGCGCCGCGATCGCCGCCGACGGCGGAAAGCCCGGCAGCAACTTCAAGACCGCGTTTCGCAAGGGCAAGAACCGTTACCTTCAGGAAGAGGCGCTCGGGCTGGTCGAATCCGGCGATACGAGCGTGCAGGAAGTACTTCGGGTGCTTCGCCCGCCGGAGGAAGCCGCCCGCCCGGCGGCCGCCCCGGCAGCCCGTCCGGCCCAGCGTCCGGCCGCCGCCCCTGGCGCACCCAAACCCGCCGGCACACCCAGGCCGGCCGGGACTGCAGCCGCACCGGCGGCACCTGGTGCGCGTCCCGCGGCAGCACCGGGAGCACGCCCACCCGCCGCACAGGGTGCTCGCCCGCCCGCCGCGCCGGGCAGCACGCCACGTCCGCCGACGTCGCGCCCCAAATCGGGCTGA